The DNA segment ATGTATCGACCTTCATGCGACGCAAGTAGCCCAGAGCGGAATAGCCGGTCCCGAAATCGTCGATTACAAGCGATATCCCCATATTCTCAAGCCGTGCGAGCAGTTGACGGGTATAACGCAACTCGTCCACAAAAAGCCGTTCGGTCAATTCCAGTTGCAAGGCCTCACCCGACAGATGGCTTTGCTGCAGGGCCTGGGAGACCGTGGCCAGAAGGTCACCTTCCACCAGCTGGCGGGAGGAGACATTTACCGCCACCGTCATATCCTGCAATACCGGGTGGCGTCGCAGGGAAGCCAGGTCCAGCAGGCCTCTCCGAAGCACCCACTCACCGATGGGAATAATCAGGCCATTTTCCTCGGCCAGGGGAATGAACTCATCCGGCGGCACCAGTCCACGCTCCGGGTGCCGCCACCGAATCAAGGCTTCCAGGCTTACCGCCTTCCCGGATGACAAACTGATCACGGGCTGGTAATGCAACTCGAACTGCCCTTCGGCCAGAGCATGACGAAGATCTCCTTCCAGGGTCAGGCGATGCTGGCTCTCGCGCCCCAGTTCAGACTCGTAAAAACGCAGGGAATTTTTCCGGTCTCCCTTCGCCGCATACAGGGCCGTATCCGCCGCCTGCAGCAGTTCCCGGGCCGTCTGACCGGATTGCGGGGCCATGGCCACGCCGGCCGTTATGGCGACAAAGAAGGTTTCATCGCCCAGGGGAATCGGTTCACGCAGTGCGGCCATCAGGGCTTCAATACGTTTTGCCAAACCGTCCGGGTGCTGAATATTCGGCATGATGACCAGAAACTCGTCACTGCCGAATCGAGCCACAATCCAGTCTTCTTCGCTATAGCGAGTAAGCCGATCTCCCACCACCACCAGGATTTCGTCACCCACTTCATGACCCAGACTTTCATTGACGTACTTGAAGTTATCCAGGTCCAAAAACAACAGAGCCGTGCTTTGCCCCTCTCCGGCCCGGTGTATGGCCCGGGTCAGGTGCTCATAGGCCAACACACGATTGGGCAATTCAGTAAGGGCATCAAAATGGGTATGGAAATCCAGGCGCTCCTGCACGGTTCTCAGCTGCGTCGTATCCTCAATAAGGGCGATATAGTAGCTTGACTCCCCTTCACCCACGGCCTTCAGGGAAATCCAGGCCCATCGATAATGCTCATCTTCCCGCCTGAAACGGATTTCACCCTGCCATGTCTCACCGGCCATCACCGCTTCCCAGGGGTCGCCGGCCCCCTCTGCAACGCTCACCCGCTGATGCAACCATCCCCCTTGTTGGAAGGCAGGCTCACCAAGAACATCGTTGGCCTCACAACCACTGAACTCCACGAACCGTGGGTTCACATACTCCACACAACCATCATGATCCATGATGACGACACCGGCCGGTGACTGTTCCAGAGCCTTGGCTAGCAGATTCCGCTCCTTTTCCACCACTTCCCGAGCACCGATGTCAGAACGGATGCGCGTGACGGCATGATCAAAGGCCTGACTGACATCATCCAGCTCATCCGGTCGAAGTAAGCCTCCTTCACTGCGATTCAAACGCAAGTGCTCACCCAGTTGATCCAGACGCAAGCCATGGGCAAAGCGGCCCAGGGCCTGGAGGTGCCGGGTAACCAGATAATAGAAGGCGGCGAGTATCAAGAGGGAGACTGAAAAAGTCTTGACTCCCTGGGTGACCAGGATGAACAACCCCATGTTCCACAAGCGACCATGAATGGCTTCAAGGTCGGCTGCCACGGTGACTGTCCCCAAGGTCTGGGGATCACCTTGCTGACCCTGATAGACAACCGGGATCTGGTGACGCAGCTGATGGGGATAGTCACTGCTCTCCCCCACCGTCATTTCCAGATCCCCTTCAATACGGACCTGGCGAACATGGGGCAGCTGCAATATGCCCCGCAACTGCAGCCCCACCTGGGTCTCATCCAGGGCCCAGACGCTACGCCCCAGGCTCTCGGCGAAACTGGTATCAGCCTGTTCCAGTCGCTGCTCCAGGCCGCCCAGATCTCGCTGATACTCCCCGTAAAGCTGGTAAACCGTGATGGCCAGCGTAAACACGGAGCTGATGAGCAGGATCACCAGTACGACCCGCAAACTCAAGCGTCGATGACGCAGCCACTGAGGCAAGGAAATGGGCTTCACCGAAATGCTCCCCCGGTTTCGGCATCCTTGGAGGCCATTGTTCCGGCCATGCTCGGACGGGAATGCCACCCCCCGATTCTCCAAGCGTAGCAGGGCCCAAGAGCCCGCGGGAGCAATTTGCTACTGGCGATCCTCCACCTGGGGGAGGCTGAGGGTATCCCCGGGCCGCAAGCGCGCCATATCCATATCCGGATTGTATTGCTGCAGCAACCATTCCGGCAGATTGCCAAAACGCCGGGTGATCACCCACAAGGAGTCGCCACTGCGCACGCTGTAATCTTCGACGCCGGCAATTCGGTGATCCTGGAAGAACTGGGCCTGAATCTGCTGATGGAAAGCATGGCGGCGGGTCTCGTATTCCGACGGGGAAACCTGCGCGAAATCCAGCCTCAGCCGATCACCGGCGGATACCGACTGCCCAAAGCGCAACTCATTGAGCTGACGCAGACGCTGGGTGGGAATCTCGAGCCAATCGGCATGGTGACCCAGTGTCTCGCCCCATTGCAGCTCCACCCGGCCATCCGAGCCCACGGCGTAATCGGCCGGGTCGGCCGCCAGCTCCGGCTGGGTTTCGGCCAGCATGGCATCCGCCATTTCCGTGGCAACGACACCGGGCTCAGCGTCCTCATCGATGACGGCCTCGGGGGACTCCTCCAGCGCCGGAACGTCATCCACAGTCGGATCCGCGGCAGCCACTTCCGTTTCCGCCTGGCTGTCTTCCTCGGCCGGGGCCTCGGGTTCTTCCGTTTCCACCACCTCCTCAGCCCGGGGCTGGCCAACCTGAATGGTCTGTCCCGGAAAGATCCGGTCGCCATTATCAAAGTCATTGAGGGCGTTCAGCTCAGACACCGAGGTAGCAAACCGCTGGGCGATCAGGGAAAGATTGTCACCGGGCCGAACCCGGTACTGACCATCCGCAGGCACGCGCTCTTGCCGCAAGCTCGCACCACCCCCTCGTCCGGGGAGGGTCAATCGCTGCCCCTGGCGTACCCGATGCGGGTTAGCCAAATCATTGGCCGCTATCAACTCGCTTAAACTAATATCATAACGGTCCGCCACCAAAGACAGACTCTCTCCACGACGCAGAACATGGACACCATCCCTGGCTCCGGCACCCCTTGCCGTGGCCGCTGCGGCCTGCCCCGGCAAGGTAAGCCGTTGCCCCACTCTGACGCGATGGGGGTTTTGCAGATTATTGGCCGAAACCAACTCGCTCAAACCGACCCCGTATCGGTCCGCCACATGGGACAGCGTCTCCCCCCGGCGAAGAACGTGGTAACGATCCGGCTCCTGACGGGCAAAGTGTTGATCCTCGGGCACCGCGGCCAGAAGCTCGCTTCCATTGATCCCCGAATGGTCCTGCGGCAGCCTCAGGACGTAGCCGCGAGGAATATGCTTGCGTCCGTCCCACACCGGGTCCCGCAGGGCCGGATTCAATCGCCGCAGGGTTTCTTCGGCCAAGTCCAGTGCCTCGACCACCGCCGAGAGCGGCAGATAGGCCTCCATCTTCACGCTATTCGGCGCCTCCGCCGAACGGATATTCAGATCGTTAAAATATCGATGGGGCTCGGCATGCAGGTCAAGCGCCGCCAGAAAGGAAGGATAGAAATTGCGGGAAGCGAAACCGAAGCGGCGACCTTCATACTGGCGATTGAGGGTGACGATGTCATCGCTGCCCATCACCGAGACCGCCCGCCGAACCCCGGCTGCACCATGGTTGTATGCAGTTAGTGCCAGCGGCCAGCTGCCGGTGGTTTCATAATTGTGCCTGAGTAATTGGGCCGCGGCCACGGAGGAAAGCCAGGGATCCAGCCGCTCGTCCACCACATGGTCCACCTGCATGAAACGCTGGCCCGTGCCCTGGGTAAACTGCCACATGCCCGAGGCCCCCACCCGGGAGCGGGCATAGGGGGTAAAGGAGGACTCCACATGCGGCAAGGCCACCATCCCTTCCGGCACGCCGTGCTCGCGCATCACTTCCCGAATATAGGCATCCCATAGCCCGGACCGCTCCAGCCCGGCCCTGAAGCGGTCCGACTGGCCCAACTGAAAACGGATCCGGTCCGCCGCGGCGCGGTAATCCGCGGCGCCAAACTCCTCCCCCCATTTCTCCCGCAGTGAACGGGCCGAGGCCGTGTCCGCATCGGGGTTCTGGGCCATGTCCAGCAGCCGGTCACGATGATATTCCCGGCGCTCCGTCAGGATCCGCCGCCGCTCGCTGCGACTGGCACCCTCGGGAAAGCGCACCACTTCATAGACCACATCCAGATAACGATGATCGTGGAGCAGCCCCCCATCGGTGTCCACTTCGCTGTATACCCGCTTCCAGAAGTTGACGTCCGCCTCAA comes from the Natronospira proteinivora genome and includes:
- a CDS encoding bifunctional diguanylate cyclase/phosphodiesterase, which produces MKPISLPQWLRHRRLSLRVVLVILLISSVFTLAITVYQLYGEYQRDLGGLEQRLEQADTSFAESLGRSVWALDETQVGLQLRGILQLPHVRQVRIEGDLEMTVGESSDYPHQLRHQIPVVYQGQQGDPQTLGTVTVAADLEAIHGRLWNMGLFILVTQGVKTFSVSLLILAAFYYLVTRHLQALGRFAHGLRLDQLGEHLRLNRSEGGLLRPDELDDVSQAFDHAVTRIRSDIGAREVVEKERNLLAKALEQSPAGVVIMDHDGCVEYVNPRFVEFSGCEANDVLGEPAFQQGGWLHQRVSVAEGAGDPWEAVMAGETWQGEIRFRREDEHYRWAWISLKAVGEGESSYYIALIEDTTQLRTVQERLDFHTHFDALTELPNRVLAYEHLTRAIHRAGEGQSTALLFLDLDNFKYVNESLGHEVGDEILVVVGDRLTRYSEEDWIVARFGSDEFLVIMPNIQHPDGLAKRIEALMAALREPIPLGDETFFVAITAGVAMAPQSGQTARELLQAADTALYAAKGDRKNSLRFYESELGRESQHRLTLEGDLRHALAEGQFELHYQPVISLSSGKAVSLEALIRWRHPERGLVPPDEFIPLAEENGLIIPIGEWVLRRGLLDLASLRRHPVLQDMTVAVNVSSRQLVEGDLLATVSQALQQSHLSGEALQLELTERLFVDELRYTRQLLARLENMGISLVIDDFGTGYSALGYLRRMKVDTLKVDRDFVRDISEDEDDALLTRAIISLAHDLEIEVVAEGVETEAQLDFLRNCGCERVQGYYFARPMPLEQVERFLLEALENA
- a CDS encoding LysM peptidoglycan-binding domain-containing protein, producing the protein MIRTSLLALLLLMSLEAQADIRDPFPKPDEFEADVNFWKRVYSEVDTDGGLLHDHRYLDVVYEVVRFPEGASRSERRRILTERREYHRDRLLDMAQNPDADTASARSLREKWGEEFGAADYRAAADRIRFQLGQSDRFRAGLERSGLWDAYIREVMREHGVPEGMVALPHVESSFTPYARSRVGASGMWQFTQGTGQRFMQVDHVVDERLDPWLSSVAAAQLLRHNYETTGSWPLALTAYNHGAAGVRRAVSVMGSDDIVTLNRQYEGRRFGFASRNFYPSFLAALDLHAEPHRYFNDLNIRSAEAPNSVKMEAYLPLSAVVEALDLAEETLRRLNPALRDPVWDGRKHIPRGYVLRLPQDHSGINGSELLAAVPEDQHFARQEPDRYHVLRRGETLSHVADRYGVGLSELVSANNLQNPHRVRVGQRLTLPGQAAAATARGAGARDGVHVLRRGESLSLVADRYDISLSELIAANDLANPHRVRQGQRLTLPGRGGGASLRQERVPADGQYRVRPGDNLSLIAQRFATSVSELNALNDFDNGDRIFPGQTIQVGQPRAEEVVETEEPEAPAEEDSQAETEVAAADPTVDDVPALEESPEAVIDEDAEPGVVATEMADAMLAETQPELAADPADYAVGSDGRVELQWGETLGHHADWLEIPTQRLRQLNELRFGQSVSAGDRLRLDFAQVSPSEYETRRHAFHQQIQAQFFQDHRIAGVEDYSVRSGDSLWVITRRFGNLPEWLLQQYNPDMDMARLRPGDTLSLPQVEDRQ